In the Pseudanabaena sp. PCC 7367 genome, one interval contains:
- a CDS encoding aldo/keto reductase, translating to MQYTTLGNTGLVVSRLSFGAMTFGVGELVAGVFNDIDQAMADQMVARALDAGINLFDTADAYTGGQSEIILGKALAPFRDRVVIATKVGFRTGNALTDTGLSYRRILAAAEASLKRLGTDYIDLYQLHIPDPLTPLDDTLRAMDNLVQRGLVRYIGYSNYPAWEAAKMVEMQESYDYARFVSAQMYYSLLGRDIEHEVVPFVQDAGLGIIVWSPLASGFLSGKYTRDTPVPDEARRNKFEFPPIDLDQGYEVVTQLRRIAHNHNASPAQVAIAWILTKPFISSVILGASKIQHLIDNLGASELKLDDLEIEQLDALTTPPKLYPGWMQGMGIDPKVREAITFDPD from the coding sequence ATGCAGTACACAACCTTAGGCAATACAGGTTTAGTGGTATCACGGCTGTCATTTGGAGCCATGACCTTTGGGGTGGGCGAGCTGGTGGCAGGTGTTTTCAATGATATTGACCAGGCAATGGCTGACCAGATGGTGGCCAGGGCTCTGGATGCGGGAATTAATTTGTTTGACACCGCCGATGCTTATACGGGCGGACAATCGGAAATTATTTTGGGCAAGGCATTAGCCCCATTCCGCGATCGGGTTGTGATTGCCACCAAGGTAGGCTTTCGCACCGGTAATGCCCTGACCGATACCGGGCTATCCTATCGCCGCATCTTGGCCGCTGCAGAAGCTAGCCTCAAGCGATTGGGCACGGATTATATTGACCTTTACCAATTACACATCCCCGATCCACTCACGCCCCTAGATGATACCCTGCGAGCCATGGACAACCTGGTGCAGCGTGGTTTGGTGCGATATATCGGCTATTCCAACTACCCAGCTTGGGAAGCAGCCAAAATGGTGGAAATGCAAGAAAGTTATGATTATGCTCGGTTTGTCTCAGCGCAAATGTACTACTCGCTGCTGGGTCGAGATATTGAGCATGAAGTAGTACCATTTGTACAGGATGCTGGGTTAGGCATAATAGTCTGGAGCCCTTTGGCCAGCGGTTTTCTGAGCGGGAAATATACTAGAGATACGCCTGTCCCAGACGAAGCCAGACGCAATAAGTTTGAATTCCCACCGATCGACCTTGATCAAGGCTATGAGGTAGTGACACAGTTGCGCCGCATTGCCCATAACCACAATGCTTCCCCTGCCCAAGTGGCGATCGCCTGGATTTTAACTAAGCCCTTTATCTCATCTGTAATTTTGGGAGCTAGCAAAATCCAACATTTGATCGATAACTTGGGTGCCAGCGAATTGAAACTAGATGATCTAGAGATCGAGCAACTAGATGCCCTGACTACACCGCCTAAGCTTTATCCTGGGTGGATGCAGGGAATGGGTATTGATCCTAAAGTGCGAGAAGCGATCACATTTGATCCCGACTAG
- the dxr gene encoding 1-deoxy-D-xylulose-5-phosphate reductoisomerase — MKQITLLGSTGSIGTQTLDIVEHHPDKFRLVGMSAGGNVELFATQIRQFKPEIVAIANATKLAELKEAIAEVEPKPIMLAGKEGVETVAAYGDAEAVVTGIVGCAGLLPTLAAIKAGKDIALANKETLIAAGPVVMPLIAKHQVKLLPADSEHSAIFQCLQGVPEKGLRRILLTASGGSFRDLPVEELANVTIADALKHPNWSMGSKITIDSATMMNKGLEVIEAHYLFGLDYDQIDIVIHPQSIIHSLIELQDTSMLAQLGWPDMRLPLLYALSYPDRIYTDWEPLDLVKCASLTFLAPDHRKYPCMQLAYAAGRTGGTMPAVLNAANEKAVELFLQEKIKFIQIPQLIEAVCAQHNSESDCSLEDILAADTWAREITAEQVMAMC, encoded by the coding sequence ATGAAACAAATCACCCTGCTTGGTTCTACAGGCTCTATTGGTACGCAAACCCTGGATATAGTTGAGCATCACCCAGACAAATTCCGGCTCGTAGGGATGAGTGCGGGGGGTAATGTAGAGCTATTTGCAACCCAAATTAGGCAGTTCAAGCCAGAAATAGTGGCGATCGCCAATGCAACCAAACTAGCCGAGCTGAAAGAGGCGATCGCTGAGGTGGAGCCCAAGCCAATTATGCTGGCCGGGAAAGAAGGCGTAGAAACTGTGGCGGCCTATGGTGATGCGGAAGCAGTAGTTACGGGCATTGTCGGTTGTGCGGGCTTGTTGCCGACCCTGGCCGCGATCAAAGCAGGTAAAGATATTGCCCTGGCCAATAAAGAGACCCTGATTGCAGCGGGGCCAGTGGTGATGCCATTGATCGCCAAACATCAGGTGAAGCTCCTCCCGGCTGATTCAGAACATTCCGCCATCTTTCAATGTTTGCAGGGTGTCCCAGAGAAAGGACTACGGCGAATTTTGCTCACCGCCTCTGGTGGTTCATTCCGCGATCTACCAGTTGAGGAGTTGGCCAATGTAACGATCGCCGATGCTCTCAAACATCCAAACTGGTCGATGGGCAGCAAAATCACGATCGATTCCGCCACCATGATGAACAAAGGCTTAGAGGTGATCGAAGCCCATTATTTATTTGGGTTGGACTATGACCAGATCGATATTGTAATTCATCCCCAAAGCATTATTCATTCCCTAATTGAGCTACAAGACACCTCCATGTTGGCGCAATTAGGTTGGCCAGACATGCGATTGCCGCTACTTTATGCCCTATCCTATCCCGATCGCATCTACACCGATTGGGAACCCCTGGATTTGGTTAAATGCGCTAGTCTTACTTTCCTTGCTCCTGATCATCGTAAATATCCCTGTATGCAATTGGCCTATGCGGCTGGACGCACTGGCGGTACAATGCCGGCGGTTTTGAATGCGGCTAATGAAAAAGCAGTAGAGCTATTTTTACAAGAAAAAATTAAGTTTATCCAGATTCCCCAACTAATTGAAGCGGTCTGTGCCCAGCACAACAGTGAGAGCGATTGCAGTCTGGAGGATATTTTGGCAGCGGACACCTGGGCTAGAGAAATAACCGCTGAGCAGGTGATGGCTATGTGTTGA
- the ykgO gene encoding type B 50S ribosomal protein L36 yields the protein MKVMSSLKSAKTRHKDCKVVRRRGKLYVICKSNPKFKARQG from the coding sequence ATGAAAGTAATGAGTTCGCTGAAATCAGCCAAAACTCGCCACAAGGACTGCAAAGTGGTGCGTCGTCGTGGCAAGTTATATGTAATTTGCAAAAGCAATCCTAAGTTTAAAGCTCGTCAAGGTTAG
- a CDS encoding type IV pilin-like G/H family protein translates to MAIVIQIPFEHSNRTRQSEAKTYVAAMNRAQQAYFLENSFFAGNVDSLELGIPIETEYYTYSINLQADRATVQNIGQSKRDDAKSYIGLVWVTHPESELSPFAILCEDDQPSAAPVTEFKPIEPGNQITDVNCPPGYVDVNLLFSTKNTI, encoded by the coding sequence ATGGCAATCGTTATACAAATACCTTTCGAACACTCAAACAGAACAAGACAGTCAGAGGCGAAGACATATGTTGCTGCAATGAATAGGGCACAACAGGCATATTTTCTAGAAAATAGTTTTTTTGCTGGCAACGTTGACTCATTAGAGCTTGGTATCCCGATTGAAACTGAGTATTATACTTATTCAATCAACTTACAAGCCGACCGAGCAACAGTCCAAAACATTGGCCAATCTAAAAGAGACGATGCCAAAAGCTACATCGGACTTGTCTGGGTGACCCATCCTGAAAGTGAGTTATCCCCTTTTGCCATTCTCTGTGAAGATGATCAGCCCTCTGCCGCGCCTGTAACAGAATTCAAACCGATAGAGCCAGGAAACCAGATCACAGATGTAAACTGTCCTCCAGGTTACGTTGATGTTAATTTATTGTTCTCAACAAAGAACACAATTTAA
- a CDS encoding LmeA family phospholipid-binding protein, with the protein MASIVSSVICPVLKLWLRSQADAVENLEIEIAGRSKQILGGNIPKALVSGESLIYQGLHITNVDLRAENINLNIPQILKGEALRLLEPIEVSLDMLLAAHDLQKCLASPLLTEELGYQPQAQTDAEIGEFMAILLKKLGDQFILHDLNVQNGDCRCLGAFMISAT; encoded by the coding sequence ATGGCATCAATCGTTAGCTCCGTCATCTGTCCCGTCTTGAAGTTGTGGTTACGATCGCAGGCCGACGCAGTAGAAAACCTGGAAATTGAGATCGCGGGGCGCAGTAAGCAGATATTGGGCGGTAATATTCCCAAAGCCCTGGTGTCGGGGGAATCATTAATTTATCAAGGGTTACATATTACCAACGTTGACCTACGAGCAGAAAACATTAACCTGAATATCCCCCAAATTCTCAAAGGCGAAGCGCTAAGGTTGCTAGAACCGATCGAAGTGAGTCTAGATATGCTCCTGGCCGCCCATGATCTACAAAAATGCCTGGCCAGTCCACTATTGACCGAAGAATTAGGCTATCAACCCCAGGCTCAAACCGATGCAGAAATTGGCGAGTTTATGGCGATCCTGCTCAAAAAACTAGGCGATCAGTTTATCTTGCACGACCTGAATGTACAAAATGGCGATTGCCGCTGTCTGGGTGCTTTTATGATCTCGGCCACCTAA
- a CDS encoding NAD(P)H-quinone oxidoreductase subunit 5 has translation MDSLYQYAWLIPVLPLTAAFIIGIGLLAFSEITATKLRQASAILSVSAIGAAMFLSVGILWSQIQGHDTYLQAFEWAKAGNFHLSMGFVIDHLTAVMLVIVTTVAFLVQIYSDGYMAHDKGYVRFYAYLSLFSSSMLGLVISPNLVQIYIFWELVGMCSYLLIGFWYDRKSAADACQKAFVTNRVGDFGLLLGMLGLYWATGSFEFETIGANLTAAVESGSISVFLAVLFGILVFMGPAAKSAQFPLHVWLPDAMEGPTPISALIHAATMVAAGVFLIARMFPVFEELPAVMNTIAYTGAFTAFLGASIAITQNDIKKGLAYSTISQLGYMVMGMGVGAYGAGLFHLMTHAYFKAMLFLCSGSVIHGMEGVVGHDPDVAQDMRVMGGLRKYMPITAIAFFTGTLAISGIPPFAGFWSKDEILSATFNANPVLWVVGWLTAGITAFYMFRMYFSTFEGEFKGTDKELLAMVKADNSGVAIAGHNDQESHESHDSHADHAGHDEHHASEPHESPLSMTFPLMALIVPSILIGLVGTPFGNFFEEFIHAPGEVVAPIEVGVPADIGEFLTLGGASVAIALVGIVLAVLMYLTKKVSAESIAKQIKPLYQISKQKWYFNEIYDLAFVKGSRRLARQVLEVDSKIVDGIVNLAGFVTLVSGEGLKYFENGRAQFYALVIFLGVLGLVVFSNIS, from the coding sequence ATGGATTCTTTGTATCAATATGCATGGCTGATTCCCGTGTTGCCCCTCACGGCGGCATTTATAATTGGGATTGGGCTACTAGCCTTTAGTGAAATTACCGCTACCAAACTCAGGCAAGCCAGTGCGATCCTGAGCGTTTCAGCGATCGGCGCAGCAATGTTTTTGTCGGTTGGCATCCTGTGGAGTCAAATCCAGGGACACGACACCTACTTACAGGCATTTGAATGGGCGAAAGCTGGCAATTTCCATCTCAGCATGGGATTTGTAATTGATCACCTCACCGCGGTGATGCTGGTGATTGTGACCACAGTTGCTTTTCTGGTGCAGATCTACAGCGATGGCTATATGGCTCATGACAAGGGCTATGTAAGGTTCTATGCCTATCTCAGCCTATTTAGCTCTTCAATGCTTGGTCTGGTAATTAGCCCCAATCTGGTGCAAATCTATATCTTCTGGGAATTGGTGGGGATGTGTTCATACCTGCTAATTGGCTTTTGGTACGATCGCAAGAGTGCGGCCGATGCCTGCCAGAAGGCGTTTGTGACCAATCGGGTCGGTGACTTTGGCCTATTGTTGGGGATGCTGGGTCTCTATTGGGCGACTGGTTCATTTGAGTTTGAAACGATCGGTGCAAACCTGACCGCAGCAGTTGAATCGGGCTCGATCAGCGTGTTCCTGGCGGTTTTGTTTGGCATTCTGGTATTTATGGGACCAGCGGCCAAATCAGCTCAATTCCCGCTGCATGTGTGGTTACCCGATGCGATGGAAGGCCCTACGCCAATTTCGGCATTGATTCACGCGGCCACAATGGTAGCTGCGGGCGTATTTTTGATCGCACGGATGTTTCCAGTGTTTGAGGAGCTGCCGGCAGTGATGAATACGATCGCCTATACGGGGGCGTTTACGGCTTTTCTGGGCGCAAGCATTGCAATCACTCAGAATGACATTAAAAAAGGTCTGGCCTATTCCACCATTTCCCAGCTTGGTTACATGGTGATGGGGATGGGTGTGGGTGCCTATGGTGCTGGTCTGTTCCACCTGATGACCCACGCTTATTTCAAGGCCATGCTATTCCTTTGCTCTGGCTCGGTGATTCATGGCATGGAGGGTGTGGTTGGCCATGATCCCGATGTGGCACAGGATATGCGGGTGATGGGTGGTTTGCGTAAATATATGCCGATCACGGCGATCGCCTTTTTTACTGGTACGCTAGCGATCTCTGGCATTCCGCCCTTTGCTGGGTTCTGGTCAAAGGATGAAATTCTTTCTGCCACCTTCAATGCCAATCCTGTCCTGTGGGTAGTGGGTTGGTTAACCGCTGGGATCACGGCCTTTTATATGTTCCGGATGTACTTCAGCACCTTTGAGGGTGAGTTTAAGGGTACTGACAAGGAACTATTGGCAATGGTAAAGGCGGATAATTCCGGGGTGGCGATCGCTGGCCACAATGATCAAGAAAGCCATGAAAGCCATGATAGTCACGCTGATCATGCTGGCCACGACGAGCACCATGCCAGTGAACCCCATGAATCGCCCCTGTCGATGACCTTCCCGCTGATGGCCTTGATTGTGCCGTCGATTTTGATTGGGTTGGTGGGTACACCATTTGGTAATTTCTTTGAAGAATTTATCCATGCACCGGGCGAAGTGGTAGCACCGATCGAAGTGGGTGTGCCAGCAGACATTGGCGAGTTCTTGACCCTGGGCGGGGCTAGTGTGGCGATCGCCTTGGTGGGGATTGTGCTGGCGGTATTGATGTATTTAACTAAGAAAGTTTCTGCCGAATCGATCGCCAAGCAGATTAAGCCGTTGTATCAAATCTCAAAACAGAAATGGTACTTTAACGAAATCTATGATCTGGCCTTTGTAAAGGGATCGCGCCGCCTGGCTCGTCAGGTTTTGGAGGTTGATTCCAAGATTGTCGATGGGATCGTTAACCTGGCTGGGTTTGTGACTCTGGTTTCCGGTGAAGGCTTGAAATATTTTGAGAATGGCCGCGCGCAGTTCTATGCCCTGGTAATTTTCCTCGGTGTGTTGGGCTTGGTTGTATTCTCAAATATCAGCTAG
- a CDS encoding sigma-70 family RNA polymerase sigma factor: MTEVWGIPTAIVISASSPVSSSQPESDDYLVQQCLQGNKQSFGQLYQRHQTKVRSTLYQLCGLDGLDDLVQDVFLRAWKGLSKFKRNAQFSTWLYRITWNVACDRRRAYAKDRARSVAVDDEQLQNFTDPEFAGQGSDRNHGLAQLHYQDLVQRGLMQLSIEHRTVLVLHDLEELPQKEIAQILGIPVGTVKSRLFHARSSLRKFLESQGVEL, from the coding sequence ATGACCGAAGTATGGGGGATACCAACCGCGATCGTGATTTCTGCCAGTAGCCCAGTTAGCTCAAGTCAGCCAGAGTCAGATGATTACCTGGTGCAGCAATGCTTGCAAGGTAATAAACAAAGCTTTGGCCAGCTCTATCAACGCCATCAAACCAAGGTGCGATCGACCCTCTATCAGCTTTGCGGCCTGGATGGGTTAGATGATCTGGTGCAGGATGTGTTCCTGCGTGCCTGGAAAGGATTGAGCAAATTCAAACGCAATGCCCAATTTTCCACCTGGCTCTATCGGATTACCTGGAATGTGGCTTGCGATCGCCGTAGAGCCTATGCCAAAGATCGTGCCAGAAGTGTAGCGGTTGATGATGAGCAACTGCAAAACTTTACTGATCCAGAGTTTGCAGGTCAGGGTAGCGATCGGAATCATGGTCTTGCCCAATTGCATTATCAAGATCTAGTGCAACGGGGATTGATGCAACTGAGCATAGAACACCGCACTGTATTGGTTTTGCATGACTTAGAAGAACTACCCCAAAAGGAGATCGCCCAAATTCTGGGCATCCCGGTGGGGACAGTCAAATCCCGTTTATTTCATGCCCGCAGCAGTCTGCGTAAATTTCTAGAATCACAGGGAGTGGAACTATGA